A portion of the Chromatiales bacterium genome contains these proteins:
- a CDS encoding RNA polymerase-associated protein rapA, with product MNKFSLIAGAIASALAVSQASAFDIPDVGGIEISGVLKNETAVFTRDGQFNGEARFYGDDDSHHSHFGKFENSLKLFLNGALGENATWHGEINAIYDSEGVNNKWKGHEVHSQQDWIRELYADINIANWYVRAGLAQRVWGTADGIKLLDIVNGTDYREFVQNAFEDSRIPTAMIAAESNIGPGNIEFIASRRQENLIPGLNSSGDPGHPFLFKGVDSITGSVNGFLNIVPRLGATAQAFNLFAAGFTFNPDPMNPFFGSTPNLEGVSGSNFTVQNFIDGQTPFCVGGVPGLPGLGTSCPTMLNAIAQTEATLNISPDPMMPFFVPLGGNNGVTNLVTDVYDAWDPNNPFEYMSQASFTTFDTFNGATSEYRRNYPTHENPDVGFRWRQSTDSGLNFSVNYFYHYDHNPSVGIHWEDPVTGQELTPFLTQAPGFDFSNIIMHPMFGPVPAPTGETVTTVRLCKNGDTTGCEANPDPIGNPEVYNSSAATGFIPGVMPDAPAKLVFEETVHRVHSLGGSFDFAFDAGTIPVVVRGEVLYDKDVRVPVVDRSQLGIGNITEGLKPEKADFFKYVLGVDITVLTNLLVSTQFIQFINLDFEDSDKDSITGADCSTTPNPVNCGRYTADPAFLHLENGLAKGQEFKNFFSLFLSKPIGGEQQGRVNNILILEDIGGRWNRLDVEWGLTDNIILTGEWNHYWGESNSLFGQFHNSSNVQAGVKVLLD from the coding sequence ATGAATAAATTCAGCCTGATCGCCGGGGCAATCGCATCCGCGCTGGCCGTGTCCCAGGCCTCTGCATTCGACATCCCCGACGTCGGCGGAATCGAAATCAGCGGCGTGTTGAAAAACGAAACCGCCGTGTTCACGCGCGATGGCCAGTTCAACGGCGAGGCGCGCTTCTACGGCGACGACGACTCGCACCACAGCCATTTCGGCAAGTTCGAGAACTCGCTCAAGCTGTTCCTGAACGGCGCACTCGGCGAGAACGCCACCTGGCACGGCGAGATCAACGCCATCTATGATTCCGAGGGCGTCAACAACAAGTGGAAAGGCCACGAGGTGCACTCGCAGCAGGACTGGATACGCGAACTCTACGCGGATATCAACATCGCGAACTGGTATGTCCGCGCCGGGCTTGCACAACGCGTCTGGGGCACCGCCGACGGCATCAAGCTGCTCGACATCGTCAACGGCACGGATTATCGCGAATTCGTGCAGAACGCGTTCGAGGACTCGCGCATCCCGACCGCCATGATCGCCGCGGAATCCAACATCGGGCCCGGCAACATCGAGTTCATCGCCTCACGCCGCCAGGAAAACCTGATCCCGGGCCTGAACAGCTCCGGCGACCCCGGCCATCCGTTCCTGTTCAAGGGCGTGGATTCCATCACCGGCTCGGTCAATGGCTTCCTGAACATCGTGCCCAGACTCGGCGCGACTGCTCAGGCGTTCAATCTGTTCGCTGCCGGCTTCACCTTCAACCCGGATCCGATGAACCCGTTCTTCGGTTCCACGCCGAATCTGGAAGGTGTCAGCGGCAGCAACTTCACGGTGCAGAACTTCATCGACGGTCAGACTCCGTTCTGCGTAGGTGGTGTGCCAGGGCTCCCGGGCCTCGGCACCAGCTGCCCGACCATGCTCAATGCGATCGCGCAGACGGAAGCCACGCTGAACATCTCGCCGGATCCGATGATGCCGTTTTTCGTGCCGCTGGGCGGCAACAACGGCGTAACGAATCTGGTGACGGATGTCTATGACGCGTGGGATCCGAACAACCCGTTCGAGTACATGTCGCAGGCCTCGTTCACGACCTTTGACACCTTCAACGGCGCCACCAGTGAGTATCGTCGCAACTACCCGACGCACGAAAACCCGGATGTCGGTTTTCGCTGGCGTCAGTCGACCGACAGCGGTCTGAACTTCTCGGTCAATTACTTCTACCACTACGACCACAACCCGTCGGTGGGCATCCACTGGGAAGACCCTGTCACCGGTCAGGAACTCACGCCGTTCCTGACCCAGGCACCCGGATTTGACTTCAGCAACATCATCATGCACCCGATGTTCGGCCCGGTGCCGGCCCCGACCGGCGAGACCGTCACCACGGTGCGCCTGTGCAAGAACGGCGACACCACGGGCTGCGAGGCCAACCCCGATCCGATCGGCAACCCCGAGGTATACAACTCCAGCGCCGCAACGGGCTTCATCCCGGGCGTGATGCCGGATGCCCCGGCGAAGCTCGTGTTCGAGGAAACCGTGCACCGCGTACATAGCCTCGGCGGGTCGTTCGACTTTGCGTTTGATGCCGGAACGATTCCGGTCGTCGTCCGCGGCGAGGTCCTCTACGACAAGGACGTGCGCGTACCCGTGGTCGACCGCAGCCAACTTGGCATCGGCAACATCACCGAGGGTCTCAAACCGGAGAAGGCGGACTTCTTCAAATACGTGCTCGGTGTGGACATCACGGTTCTGACCAACCTCCTGGTCAGCACACAATTCATCCAGTTCATCAACCTGGACTTCGAGGATTCGGACAAAGACAGCATCACGGGCGCCGACTGCTCGACCACGCCGAACCCGGTGAACTGCGGTCGCTACACCGCCGACCCGGCGTTCCTGCATCTCGAGAACGGCCTCGCGAAGGGCCAGGAGTTCAAGAACTTCTTCTCGCTGTTCCTTTCGAAGCCGATCGGCGGCGAACAGCAGGGCCGCGTCAACAACATCCTGATTCTTGAGGATATTGGCGGTCGCTGGAACCGGCTGGACGTCGAGTGGGGCCTGACCGACAACATCATTCTCACCGGCGAGTGGAACCATTACTGGGGCGAAAGCAATTCGCTGTTCGGCCAGTTCCACAACAGCTCGAACGTGCAGGCGGGCGTGAAGGTCCTGCTCGACTAG